One Chromobacterium paludis genomic window carries:
- a CDS encoding ShlB/FhaC/HecB family hemolysin secretion/activation protein has protein sequence MPDAVRQQTDQLLRSHQQQLDLQRLELQKRPDSFTPPPVKAAPPPAKTQTTDARCFSIHHVILSGAPGEWLSWLQPPAEGATTGCVGLGELNQLVATLTDRIVARGFVTSRVYLPEQNLRSGELRLAVVPGRIQAIRLKEGGNDAGLRSAFPTGPGEILNVRDLEQGLEQLGRLPGQQATMEMAPGDAPGESVVVVSRQGARPLSGALTLDDSGQSATGRLQANGSLTLAGLSGLNDVLSLSWGQDAEHGQHPLSHSTAVSWLIPLGNWTAMASYSGFGYHQTVQGVNQSFISSGHSRNTQLSLSRVLHRDQSSKTELKFSLTRKASRSFVEDAEVSQQRRDLTIAGLELSHRQYWGEAVLDGAFAYQRGIGAWGAQPDALAAQGGPSARHELYQGRLSLQLPLHAGSQTLRWSSELRGQYSPDLLMSSEQFSIGGRSTVRGFNTSSLTGQSGYYARNELSWPLPPYQGLVLEPYLGLDAGQIARPAYDSGPDRALSGWAVGLRASLAGHLSAELTHERALHQPSGWDRPAITHFSISAQW, from the coding sequence TTGCCCGATGCTGTGCGGCAGCAAACCGATCAACTATTGCGCAGCCATCAGCAACAGCTGGATCTGCAACGGTTGGAGTTGCAAAAACGTCCCGACTCGTTCACTCCGCCGCCAGTCAAGGCTGCGCCACCTCCCGCCAAAACGCAGACGACCGACGCTCGCTGCTTCTCCATCCATCATGTGATCTTGTCGGGCGCGCCGGGAGAGTGGCTGTCTTGGCTGCAGCCGCCGGCAGAGGGCGCGACGACCGGTTGCGTGGGCTTGGGAGAGCTAAATCAGCTGGTTGCGACGTTGACGGACCGCATTGTCGCGCGCGGTTTCGTCACTAGCCGCGTGTATCTGCCGGAACAAAACCTGCGCAGCGGCGAATTGCGTCTGGCCGTGGTGCCGGGCCGCATCCAGGCCATCCGGCTGAAGGAGGGGGGCAACGATGCCGGCTTGCGCAGCGCCTTCCCCACCGGCCCGGGCGAGATTCTCAATGTGCGGGACCTGGAGCAGGGGCTGGAGCAGTTGGGCCGGCTGCCTGGCCAGCAAGCGACGATGGAGATGGCGCCGGGCGACGCGCCGGGCGAGAGCGTGGTGGTGGTTAGCAGGCAAGGCGCGCGGCCGCTGAGCGGCGCGTTGACGCTGGATGATTCGGGGCAAAGCGCCACCGGTCGCCTGCAGGCGAACGGCAGCCTGACGCTGGCTGGTTTGTCGGGTTTGAACGATGTGCTGTCTTTATCTTGGGGACAGGACGCCGAGCATGGCCAGCATCCGCTAAGCCATTCGACTGCGGTCTCCTGGCTGATTCCTCTGGGCAATTGGACGGCGATGGCCAGCTACAGCGGCTTTGGGTATCACCAGACTGTGCAGGGCGTGAATCAGAGCTTTATTTCCAGCGGCCACAGCCGCAATACCCAGCTGTCTTTATCGCGAGTGCTGCATCGCGACCAGAGCAGCAAGACCGAGCTCAAATTCAGTTTGACGCGCAAAGCGTCGCGCAGCTTTGTCGAAGATGCCGAAGTGTCACAGCAGCGGCGGGACTTGACCATCGCCGGGCTGGAGCTTAGCCATCGCCAGTATTGGGGAGAGGCGGTGCTGGACGGCGCTTTCGCTTATCAGCGAGGCATCGGCGCCTGGGGCGCGCAGCCGGATGCGTTGGCGGCGCAAGGCGGCCCTTCTGCCCGCCATGAGTTGTATCAGGGCCGGCTCAGCCTGCAGCTGCCGCTGCATGCCGGCAGCCAAACCCTGCGCTGGAGCAGCGAGTTGCGCGGTCAATACAGCCCGGACTTGCTGATGTCCAGTGAACAGTTCTCCATAGGTGGCCGCAGCACAGTGCGCGGCTTCAATACCAGTTCGCTGACGGGGCAGAGCGGCTACTACGCGCGCAATGAGCTGAGCTGGCCGCTTCCGCCATACCAGGGATTGGTGCTGGAGCCCTATCTGGGACTGGATGCCGGGCAGATTGCGCGCCCGGCGTATGACAGCGGTCCTGACCGCGCCTTGTCTGGATGGGCCGTGGGCCTGAGGGCCAGCCTGGCAGGCCATCTATCCGCCGAGTTGACCCACGAGCGCGCCTTGCACCAACCATCCGGTTGGGACCGTCCGGCCATCACTCATTTCTCGATTTCCGCACAGTGGTAA